Proteins encoded by one window of Winogradskyella sp. PG-2:
- a CDS encoding patatin family protein: MRALVISGGGSKGAFAGGVAQYLIEREKREYDMFLGTSTGSLLVPYLAVNDISKLYDIFTNVQQQDIFSVSPFVQRQKGDREFVSIDFVNSLWQFIKRKRTFGESKALKRNIRKNFTFEEYQKIKATKQDVVVTVSNLSMNRVEYKSINDCSYEEFCNWIWISCNYIPFMSLAKVNGYEYADGGLGCVIPIREAIERGATEVDAVVLESESLKKQKILGKNPFSLMINLFGHLMDQVERNDIVIGKLAAKNRNVKLNLYYTPTTLTENSLIFSKRLMEKWWQQGYEHAEQKHE; this comes from the coding sequence ATGCGAGCATTAGTAATTTCTGGTGGTGGAAGTAAAGGTGCCTTTGCAGGTGGAGTTGCTCAATATCTTATAGAGCGAGAAAAACGTGAGTATGATATGTTTTTAGGAACTTCTACAGGCAGTTTATTAGTGCCTTATTTAGCTGTAAATGATATTTCTAAGCTTTATGACATATTCACCAATGTTCAGCAGCAAGATATTTTTAGCGTAAGCCCTTTTGTGCAGCGTCAGAAAGGTGATCGTGAGTTTGTTTCTATTGATTTTGTGAATTCTTTATGGCAGTTTATAAAACGAAAGCGAACTTTTGGTGAGAGTAAAGCTCTAAAACGTAATATTCGAAAAAACTTCACTTTTGAAGAGTATCAAAAAATAAAAGCAACTAAGCAAGATGTTGTGGTTACTGTTTCTAACCTCTCTATGAATAGAGTAGAATATAAGTCTATTAACGATTGTAGCTATGAAGAGTTTTGTAATTGGATATGGATTTCATGTAACTATATTCCTTTTATGTCCTTAGCAAAAGTTAATGGTTATGAGTATGCAGATGGTGGTTTAGGTTGTGTAATTCCAATACGAGAAGCCATTGAGAGAGGTGCTACTGAAGTAGATGCTGTGGTTTTAGAATCAGAAAGCCTTAAGAAGCAAAAAATACTAGGGAAAAACCCGTTTTCATTAATGATTAATTTGTTCGGACATTTAATGGATCAGGTTGAGCGTAATGATATTGTTATTGGTAAACTCGCTGCAAAGAATAGAAATGTAAAGTTGAATTTGTATTATACACCAACAACTTTAACTGAAAATTCATTGATTTTCAGTAAACGTCTAATGGAAAAGTGGTGGCAACAAGGTTATGAGCATGCAGAGCAAAAACACGAATAA
- a CDS encoding FMN-binding glutamate synthase family protein — MDSVLEFLSSISWWLWIIIVLAVVAIRDVFFQKGHTISHNFPIVGHLRYWLESIGPEMRQYFVANNREELPFNRIERGWIYASAKNENNYEGFGTDRDIYAHQHIFINNAMMPYKVADNHPSAIDKTFAPCAKVMGAYNKRKRPYRPASIINVSAMSFGSLSAKAIESLNKGVKIAGAYHNTGEGGLSPYHSNGGDVVFHFGTGYFGVRADDGGFSMEKMIKLVNDNPFVRAIEVKLSQGAKPGKGGVLPGAKITEEIAKIRGVKVGKTVLSPPNHKAFSNVPELVDFIEAIAEATGLPVGIKAAIGKLEQWEELADIMKTENRGPDFIAVDGGEGGTGAAPPSFADHVSLPWIYGFSDIYKLFQKRGLTDRIVFVGSGKLGFPAKAAMAFAMGVDCINVAREAMMSIGCIQAQICHTNRCPAGVATQSKWLQNGINVPLKSERLAQYFKTFRKELIEITHAAGYEHPCQFNMSDIEMNVDDHNLTKDFNQTFRYKKSPVKFESLQYLKDCEYLGGIKNN; from the coding sequence ATGGACTCCGTTTTAGAATTCTTAAGTTCTATTTCGTGGTGGCTTTGGATTATTATTGTTCTTGCAGTTGTAGCCATTCGAGATGTTTTTTTTCAAAAAGGCCATACTATAAGTCATAATTTTCCCATTGTAGGACATCTACGTTATTGGCTTGAGAGTATTGGACCAGAAATGCGTCAGTATTTTGTAGCCAACAATAGAGAAGAATTGCCTTTTAATCGTATTGAGCGTGGTTGGATTTATGCCTCTGCAAAAAATGAAAATAATTACGAAGGGTTTGGTACAGATAGAGATATCTATGCACATCAGCATATTTTTATCAACAATGCAATGATGCCATACAAGGTTGCAGATAATCATCCTAGTGCAATAGATAAAACTTTTGCGCCTTGTGCAAAAGTTATGGGAGCCTATAATAAAAGAAAGCGTCCATATAGACCTGCATCCATAATAAACGTATCAGCAATGAGCTTTGGATCTTTATCCGCTAAAGCTATAGAATCTTTAAATAAAGGTGTTAAAATCGCAGGAGCATATCATAATACAGGTGAAGGAGGTTTATCACCATATCACAGCAATGGTGGCGATGTGGTTTTTCATTTCGGAACTGGTTATTTTGGTGTGCGTGCAGATGATGGTGGTTTTTCTATGGAAAAAATGATAAAACTCGTCAATGATAATCCTTTCGTTAGAGCCATTGAAGTAAAGTTGTCTCAAGGAGCAAAACCTGGAAAAGGTGGTGTTTTACCAGGAGCAAAAATTACCGAAGAAATTGCTAAAATTAGAGGTGTTAAAGTAGGAAAAACTGTATTATCACCACCAAATCACAAAGCATTTTCTAATGTACCTGAATTGGTTGATTTTATTGAAGCTATTGCTGAAGCTACTGGATTACCTGTAGGTATCAAAGCAGCTATAGGTAAATTAGAGCAATGGGAAGAACTAGCTGACATTATGAAAACTGAAAATCGTGGACCAGATTTTATTGCTGTAGATGGTGGCGAAGGAGGAACTGGAGCCGCTCCACCGAGTTTTGCAGATCATGTCTCATTACCTTGGATTTACGGTTTTAGTGATATTTATAAGTTATTTCAAAAGCGTGGCTTAACAGATCGTATCGTATTTGTTGGAAGTGGAAAATTAGGTTTTCCAGCTAAAGCTGCGATGGCTTTTGCCATGGGAGTAGACTGTATCAATGTTGCACGTGAGGCAATGATGAGTATTGGCTGTATTCAAGCACAGATATGCCATACAAATCGCTGTCCTGCTGGTGTAGCAACCCAAAGTAAATGGTTACAAAATGGAATTAATGTGCCATTGAAGTCTGAACGCCTAGCGCAATACTTTAAAACATTTAGAAAAGAATTAATTGAAATTACACATGCAGCTGGCTATGAGCATCCTTGTCAATTTAATATGAGTGATATTGAAATGAACGTGGATGACCATAATCTGACTAAGGATTTTAATCAAACGTTTAGATATAAAAAATCACCTGTAAAATTTGAAAGTTTGCAGTATTTAAAGGATTGTGAGTATCTTGGCGGAATAAAGAATAACTAA